The proteins below are encoded in one region of Citrobacter enshiensis:
- the gdhA gene encoding NADP-specific glutamate dehydrogenase: protein MDQTCSLESFLNHVQKRDPNQTEFAQAVREVMTTLWPFLEQNPRYRQMSLLERLVEPERVIQFRVVWLDDRNQVQVNRAWRVQFNAAIGPYKGGMRFHPSVNLSILKFLGFEQTFKNALTTLPMGGGKGGSDFDPKGKSEGEVMRFCQALMTELYRHLGPDTDVPAGDIGVGGREVGFMAGMMRKLSNNSACVFTGKGLSFGGSLIRPEATGYGLVYFTEAMLKRHGLGFEGMRVAVSGSGNVAQFAIEKAMEFGARVVTASDSSGTVVDESGFTTEKLARLCAIKDSRDGRVADYAREFGLTYLEGKQPWSVPVDIALPCATQNELDVDAARQLIANGVKAVAEGANMPTTIEATDLFLEAGVLFAPGKAANAGGVATSGLEMAQNAARLSWKAEKVDARLHHIMLDIHHACVEYGGENKHTNYVRGANIAGFVKVADAMLAQGVI, encoded by the coding sequence ATGGATCAGACATGTTCTCTGGAGTCGTTTCTCAACCATGTTCAAAAGCGCGACCCGAATCAAACCGAGTTCGCGCAGGCCGTTCGTGAAGTCATGACCACCCTGTGGCCCTTCCTTGAGCAGAATCCCCGTTATCGCCAAATGTCATTGCTGGAACGTCTGGTTGAGCCGGAACGTGTGATCCAGTTTCGCGTTGTCTGGCTGGACGACCGCAATCAGGTTCAGGTCAACCGGGCCTGGCGCGTACAGTTTAACGCAGCGATCGGTCCTTATAAGGGCGGGATGCGTTTCCACCCTTCGGTTAACCTGTCGATTCTGAAATTCCTCGGCTTCGAGCAAACCTTTAAAAACGCCCTTACCACACTGCCAATGGGCGGCGGTAAAGGCGGGAGCGATTTTGACCCGAAAGGCAAAAGTGAAGGCGAAGTGATGCGTTTCTGCCAGGCGCTGATGACCGAACTGTATCGTCATTTGGGGCCGGATACGGATGTACCCGCCGGTGATATCGGCGTAGGCGGGCGTGAAGTGGGCTTTATGGCTGGCATGATGCGCAAACTCTCCAACAATAGCGCCTGTGTCTTTACGGGCAAAGGTCTCTCCTTCGGCGGAAGTTTGATCCGCCCGGAAGCGACCGGTTATGGTCTGGTCTACTTCACCGAAGCGATGCTCAAACGCCACGGTCTCGGGTTTGAAGGGATGCGCGTGGCGGTTTCCGGCTCTGGCAACGTGGCGCAATTTGCCATTGAAAAAGCGATGGAGTTTGGCGCGCGTGTGGTCACCGCCTCCGATTCCAGCGGTACCGTCGTTGACGAAAGCGGCTTTACCACAGAAAAACTGGCGCGCCTGTGCGCCATCAAAGACAGTCGCGATGGGCGCGTCGCCGACTACGCGCGTGAGTTTGGCCTGACCTATCTGGAAGGCAAACAGCCGTGGTCAGTTCCGGTCGATATCGCCCTGCCATGCGCTACGCAAAATGAGCTGGATGTCGATGCCGCTCGCCAGCTTATCGCCAATGGCGTGAAAGCCGTGGCGGAAGGCGCAAACATGCCGACCACCATCGAAGCCACCGATCTGTTCCTGGAAGCGGGCGTACTGTTCGCGCCGGGTAAAGCGGCTAACGCAGGTGGTGTGGCGACCTCCGGGCTGGAGATGGCGCAAAACGCCGCGCGTTTAAGCTGGAAGGCAGAAAAAGTGGATGCACGTTTGCACCACATTATGTTGGATATTCACCACGCGTGCGTGGAGTACGGCGGTGAAAATAAACATACCAACTATGTTCGTGGCGCAAACATTGCGGGCTTCGTCAAAGTGGCTGACGCGATGCTGGCGCAGGGCGTGATTTAA
- a CDS encoding ATP-binding cassette domain-containing protein: MLAVRHLSLHVGQVPLLKQMNFAVDKGDIVTLMGPSGCGKSTLLSWMVGAISSHFQASGELWLDTRRIDGLPTAERQIGILFQDALLFDHFSVGQNLLLAIPARLKGSTRRDAVQQALERAGLEGFYHRDPASLSGGQRARVALLRALLAQPQALLLDEPFSRLDTELREAFRQWVFAEIRQQGIPVVQVSHDVQDIPPGGVVLQMADWA; the protein is encoded by the coding sequence ATGCTCGCTGTTCGCCATCTCTCGCTGCATGTGGGACAGGTGCCACTGCTTAAACAGATGAATTTCGCTGTCGACAAAGGTGACATTGTCACTTTAATGGGGCCGTCAGGCTGTGGTAAATCGACCCTGCTCTCCTGGATGGTGGGGGCAATATCTTCGCATTTTCAGGCCAGTGGCGAACTGTGGCTTGATACACGGCGCATCGATGGTTTACCCACCGCAGAGCGACAAATCGGCATTCTGTTTCAGGATGCTTTGTTGTTCGATCACTTCAGCGTCGGGCAAAACCTGCTGCTGGCGATCCCTGCCAGGTTGAAAGGTTCAACGCGGCGAGACGCCGTTCAGCAAGCCCTTGAACGTGCCGGGCTGGAGGGTTTTTATCACCGTGACCCGGCCTCGTTGTCCGGCGGTCAGCGGGCGCGCGTTGCCCTGCTGCGTGCGCTGCTGGCGCAACCTCAGGCGCTATTGCTGGATGAGCCGTTCAGCCGCCTGGACACGGAACTTCGCGAAGCCTTTCGCCAGTGGGTATTTGCTGAAATACGCCAGCAGGGAATTCCCGTGGTGCAGGTCAGCCATGATGTACAGGATATTCCCCCGGGCGGTGTGGTGTTGCAAATGGCTGACTGGGCGTGA
- a CDS encoding thiamine ABC transporter permease, whose product MATPLRYALISLLWCTIAAIYSPLVPAAFALIIPALSVKHWLALFADPQLSQALLATLTSVTIATVGALAIALTVIVALWPGAKWLRLCARLPWLLAIPHVAFATSALLLFAEGGWLYRTFPFFSPLLDRYGIGLGVTLAVKESAFILWILAALLSEKHLSQQVIVLDTLGYSRLQCLNWLLLPSVAPALGAVMLAVVAWSLSVVDVAIILGPGNPPTLAVLSWQWLSQGDSEQQIKGALASLLLVGLLVAFALTGYLLWRYWQRTLPAISGVRHRRSSTRPGKTLSVMLPLTGVLCALLLALIAHPASVNHEALINSLYLGLAASAIGLIVILLWLEWGPARGHRWLWLPIILPALPLVTGQYTLALRLELDGQYATVIWGHLLWTLPWMLFALRPAWQRIDPRLILVAQTLGWTKGKIFCCVKCPLVVRPALLAFSVGFSVSIAQYMPGLWLGAGRYPTLTTEAVALSSGGSNAILAAQALWQLLLPLLVFALTALISRWIGYSRQGLR is encoded by the coding sequence ATGGCTACGCCGTTACGGTACGCATTAATTTCGCTGCTCTGGTGCACTATAGCGGCGATCTATTCGCCGCTGGTCCCCGCCGCGTTCGCGCTCATCATTCCCGCGCTGTCCGTTAAACACTGGCTGGCGCTGTTTGCCGACCCGCAGCTATCACAGGCGCTGCTGGCAACGCTGACCTCGGTGACCATTGCCACGGTTGGCGCGCTGGCGATTGCCCTGACGGTGATTGTCGCCCTCTGGCCGGGTGCGAAGTGGCTGCGTCTGTGCGCACGTCTGCCGTGGCTGCTGGCGATTCCGCACGTGGCCTTTGCCACCAGCGCGCTGCTGTTGTTTGCAGAGGGCGGGTGGCTGTATCGGACATTCCCTTTTTTCTCGCCGCTATTGGATCGCTATGGTATCGGGCTTGGCGTGACCCTGGCGGTGAAGGAGAGCGCCTTTATCCTGTGGATCCTGGCGGCACTGCTGAGCGAAAAACACCTTTCCCAACAGGTTATCGTGCTGGATACGCTGGGTTACAGCCGTCTGCAGTGTCTGAACTGGCTGCTGCTGCCTTCTGTAGCGCCCGCGCTGGGGGCGGTAATGCTGGCGGTTGTCGCCTGGTCTCTCTCGGTTGTTGACGTGGCGATCATTCTCGGGCCAGGCAATCCTCCTACGCTGGCGGTATTAAGCTGGCAATGGTTAAGTCAGGGAGATAGCGAGCAACAGATCAAAGGCGCGCTGGCCAGTTTGCTGCTGGTGGGACTGCTCGTTGCCTTCGCGCTGACAGGTTATCTGCTCTGGCGCTACTGGCAACGCACCCTCCCCGCGATCAGCGGCGTGCGTCACCGCCGTTCATCGACACGACCAGGCAAAACGCTTTCGGTGATGCTGCCGTTAACGGGCGTGCTGTGCGCCCTGCTGCTGGCGCTTATCGCTCACCCTGCGTCCGTCAACCATGAGGCGTTAATCAACAGTCTGTACCTGGGCCTGGCCGCCAGCGCCATCGGACTTATCGTGATTCTTTTATGGCTGGAGTGGGGACCCGCACGTGGCCATCGCTGGCTCTGGTTGCCGATCATTCTACCGGCGCTACCGCTGGTGACCGGGCAATATACCCTCGCGCTGCGACTGGAACTGGACGGCCAGTACGCCACCGTTATCTGGGGGCATCTGCTGTGGACTCTCCCGTGGATGCTGTTTGCGCTACGTCCGGCCTGGCAACGCATCGACCCACGCCTGATACTGGTGGCGCAAACGCTGGGCTGGACAAAAGGTAAGATATTCTGCTGCGTTAAATGTCCGTTGGTGGTACGTCCGGCGCTGCTGGCCTTTTCGGTAGGGTTCTCCGTCAGCATCGCCCAATATATGCCAGGACTTTGGCTGGGCGCCGGTCGCTATCCTACACTGACCACCGAAGCGGTCGCGCTCAGTAGCGGCGGCAGCAACGCAATCCTGGCGGCCCAGGCGTTATGGCAGCTATTGCTCCCGTTGCTGGTTTTCGCGCTGACCGCGCTCATTTCAAGGTGGATTGGCTATTCACGACAAGGACTCCGCTAA
- a CDS encoding ABC transporter substrate-binding protein — translation MRHCVWLLGILSLFSQPTYALDWQQIKDEAKGQTVWFNAWGGDNAVNQYLDWVSGEMKTHYAINLKIVRLADAADAVKRIQTESAAGRKAGGSVDLLWVNGENFRTLKEAGLLQTGWAQTLPNWRFVDTQQPVNEDFAIPTEGAESPWGGAQLTFIANRATTPEPPKTPQALLEFAKTHPGTVTYPRPPDFTGTAFLEQLLITLTTQPDALKIAPDNATFAEVTAPLWHYLDALHPWLWRKGADFPPSPARLDALLNAGVLRLSMTFNPAHAQQKIASGELPAASYSFGFSQGMIGNVHFVTIPANARASAGAKVVANFLLSPEAQLRKADPAFWGDPSVLDPKKLPDAQRNVLQSRIPEGLPAVLPEPHAAWVNALEREWLRRYGTH, via the coding sequence ATGCGCCATTGTGTATGGTTATTGGGGATCCTGTCGCTCTTTTCCCAGCCAACGTATGCCCTCGACTGGCAGCAGATCAAAGATGAGGCGAAAGGCCAAACCGTCTGGTTCAATGCCTGGGGCGGCGATAATGCCGTCAATCAGTATCTCGACTGGGTGAGCGGCGAAATGAAAACCCATTACGCAATCAACCTCAAAATTGTCCGTCTGGCCGATGCCGCCGATGCCGTCAAACGCATCCAGACGGAGTCTGCCGCCGGACGTAAAGCAGGCGGCTCGGTGGATTTGCTGTGGGTGAATGGCGAAAACTTTCGGACGCTGAAAGAGGCCGGATTGCTGCAAACCGGATGGGCGCAAACGCTGCCAAACTGGCGATTCGTGGATACACAACAACCGGTTAACGAGGACTTCGCCATTCCCACTGAAGGCGCAGAATCGCCCTGGGGCGGCGCGCAGCTCACCTTCATTGCAAACCGCGCGACCACGCCCGAACCACCCAAAACCCCACAGGCGTTGCTGGAATTTGCCAAAACGCATCCAGGGACCGTGACCTATCCGCGCCCACCTGACTTTACCGGTACCGCCTTTCTGGAACAGCTTCTTATTACGCTGACGACCCAGCCTGATGCTCTGAAAATCGCCCCCGATAACGCCACGTTTGCTGAGGTTACCGCGCCACTCTGGCACTATCTCGACGCACTGCATCCCTGGTTGTGGCGAAAAGGCGCTGATTTTCCGCCATCGCCTGCCCGTCTGGACGCCCTGCTCAATGCCGGTGTGCTGCGCCTCTCCATGACCTTTAATCCTGCCCATGCGCAGCAAAAAATCGCCAGCGGCGAACTCCCCGCCGCCAGTTACAGTTTTGGTTTTTCTCAGGGCATGATAGGTAACGTGCATTTCGTCACGATCCCGGCGAATGCCCGCGCCAGCGCAGGCGCGAAGGTGGTCGCCAATTTTCTGCTCTCCCCTGAGGCGCAGTTACGCAAAGCCGACCCCGCATTCTGGGGCGACCCTTCGGTGCTGGATCCGAAAAAGCTCCCGGATGCGCAACGTAACGTTCTGCAGTCGCGGATCCCGGAAGGATTACCCGCCGTACTGCCTGAACCCCATGCTGCATGGGTAAACGCGCTGGAACGAGAATGGCTACGCCGTTACGGTACGCATTAA
- a CDS encoding YnjH family protein — MRRLLMAAVAVVLMPFAVQANDRYRPDVDVNVPPEVFSSSGQRPQPCNLCCIYQDQNYSEGAVIKADGVLLQCQRDEKTLSTNPLVWCRVKP, encoded by the coding sequence ATGCGCCGTTTATTGATGGCCGCTGTTGCAGTGGTGCTTATGCCTTTCGCTGTACAGGCGAATGACCGTTATCGCCCGGATGTCGACGTCAACGTGCCGCCGGAGGTCTTCAGCTCCAGCGGACAGCGCCCGCAGCCCTGCAATTTGTGCTGTATCTACCAGGACCAAAACTATTCAGAAGGGGCCGTCATCAAAGCCGACGGCGTGTTGTTGCAGTGCCAGCGTGACGAGAAAACCCTCAGTACGAATCCGCTGGTCTGGTGCCGCGTAAAACCCTGA
- a CDS encoding pyrimidine (deoxy)nucleoside triphosphate diphosphatase — protein MKSLDVVAAIIERDGKILLAQRPEHADQPGMWEFAGGKVESGESQPQALARELREELGIDAVVGQYIASHQREVSGRLIHLHAWHVPDFNGTLRAHEHQRLLWCSPEDALNYPLAPADIPLLEAFRVLRGTRPADSY, from the coding sequence ATGAAATCTCTCGACGTCGTTGCCGCCATCATTGAACGTGATGGCAAAATTTTACTGGCTCAGCGCCCGGAACACGCCGACCAGCCCGGAATGTGGGAATTTGCCGGTGGAAAAGTCGAGTCCGGTGAAAGCCAGCCACAGGCACTGGCGCGCGAACTCAGGGAGGAGCTGGGGATCGACGCGGTGGTTGGGCAGTATATTGCCAGTCATCAGCGCGAAGTGTCTGGTCGGTTAATTCATTTGCATGCCTGGCATGTGCCGGACTTTAACGGTACGTTGCGCGCGCATGAACACCAGCGCCTGCTCTGGTGTTCGCCTGAAGATGCGCTTAATTATCCTCTCGCCCCGGCAGACATTCCGCTATTAGAGGCATTCAGGGTTTTACGCGGCACCAGACCAGCGGATTCGTACTGA
- a CDS encoding CDP-alcohol phosphatidyltransferase family protein has protein sequence MLDRYLHPGIKPLLHRCASLLDKPAITPDGLTLLGFAIGVLALPFLALGWYLAALVAIVLNRFLDGLDGALARRRGLTDAGGFLDISLDFLFYALVPFGFILAAPEQNALAGGWLLFAFIGTGSSFLAFAALAAKHQIDNPGYAHKSFYYLGGLTEGTETILLFVLSCLFPAYFSWLAWVFGVLCWMTTLTRIWSGYLTLKSLQRAG, from the coding sequence GTGCTTGATCGCTATCTTCACCCTGGAATTAAACCCCTCCTGCATCGGTGCGCCAGCCTCCTGGATAAACCGGCGATTACGCCAGACGGACTGACGCTGCTCGGTTTTGCTATCGGTGTCCTGGCCTTGCCGTTTCTGGCACTGGGCTGGTATCTGGCCGCGCTGGTCGCTATTGTGTTGAACCGTTTTCTGGATGGCCTGGACGGCGCATTAGCCAGACGCCGGGGGCTGACGGATGCGGGCGGATTTCTCGACATCTCGCTCGATTTTCTCTTTTACGCACTGGTTCCGTTTGGCTTTATTCTCGCCGCTCCGGAGCAAAATGCGCTGGCCGGTGGCTGGCTGCTGTTTGCGTTTATCGGCACGGGCAGCAGCTTTTTGGCCTTTGCCGCGCTGGCGGCGAAACATCAGATTGATAATCCCGGCTATGCGCACAAATCGTTTTACTATCTCGGCGGGTTGACGGAAGGGACGGAGACGATTCTGCTGTTTGTGTTGAGTTGTTTATTCCCAGCCTATTTTTCGTGGCTTGCGTGGGTATTCGGCGTGTTGTGCTGGATGACGACGTTGACGCGGATTTGGAGTGGCTACCTGACGCTGAAATCGCTTCAGCGTGCCGGATAA
- the selD gene encoding selenide, water dikinase SelD, whose translation MSEQNIRLTQYSHGAGCGCKISPKVLETILHSEQAKFVDPNLLVGNETRDDAAVYDLGNGTSIISTTDFFMPIVDNPFDFGRIAATNAISDIFAMGGKPIMAIAILGWPINTLSPEIAREVTEGGRFACTQAGIALAGGHSIDAPEPIFGLAVTGVVPTERVKKNSTAQPGCKLFLTKPLGIGVLTTAEKKSLLKPEHQGLATEVMCRMNIAGAAFANIDGVKAMTDVTGFGLLGHLSEMCQGAGVQAQIDYQDVPKLPGVEEYIQLGAVPGGTERNYASYGHLMGEMPHAVRSLLCDPQTSGGLLLAVTPESEAEVKATAAEFGIDLTAIGELVEARGGRAMVEIR comes from the coding sequence ATGAGCGAGCAAAACATTCGTTTAACGCAATACAGCCACGGAGCCGGTTGCGGTTGTAAAATTTCCCCCAAAGTGTTGGAAACCATCCTGCACAGCGAGCAGGCGAAGTTTGTCGACCCGAACCTGCTTGTGGGTAACGAAACCCGCGATGATGCGGCGGTATACGATCTGGGTAATGGCACCAGTATTATCAGTACCACTGACTTCTTTATGCCTATCGTCGATAACCCGTTCGATTTTGGTCGCATTGCGGCGACCAACGCCATTAGCGATATTTTTGCGATGGGCGGCAAACCGATTATGGCGATCGCGATTTTGGGATGGCCGATCAATACGCTGTCTCCGGAGATCGCCCGGGAAGTCACTGAAGGCGGGCGTTTTGCCTGTACACAAGCCGGTATCGCGCTGGCGGGCGGTCACTCCATTGATGCGCCGGAGCCGATTTTTGGCCTGGCCGTCACCGGCGTTGTGCCTACTGAGCGCGTGAAAAAGAACAGTACCGCGCAGCCCGGGTGCAAGTTGTTCCTCACCAAACCGCTGGGGATTGGCGTACTGACCACCGCAGAGAAAAAATCACTGCTGAAGCCGGAACATCAGGGACTGGCGACCGAAGTGATGTGCCGAATGAATATTGCAGGCGCAGCGTTTGCCAATATCGACGGCGTGAAGGCGATGACCGATGTGACCGGTTTTGGTTTGCTGGGGCACTTAAGCGAGATGTGTCAGGGCGCAGGCGTACAGGCGCAAATTGATTATCAGGATGTGCCAAAACTGCCGGGGGTTGAAGAGTATATTCAACTGGGCGCAGTGCCAGGCGGTACGGAACGCAACTATGCCAGCTACGGGCATTTGATGGGCGAGATGCCGCACGCGGTACGTTCTCTGTTGTGCGATCCGCAAACCTCTGGTGGACTGTTGTTGGCGGTGACGCCGGAATCCGAAGCGGAAGTGAAAGCGACCGCGGCGGAGTTTGGTATCGATCTGACCGCCATCGGTGAGCTGGTTGAAGCACGTGGCGGACGCGCCATGGTCGAGATCCGTTAA
- a CDS encoding rhodanese-like domain-containing protein gives MKRVSQMTALALALGLACASSQAAEMSQALTLHQLQQKQGAAIDTRQSAFYNGWPQSLNGPSGHEPSALNLSANWLDKMNDEQLTAWLQTHQLNADTPVALYGNETDMQAVKSRLQKAGLHQISTLSDALQQPSRLQRLPHFEQLVFPQWLHDLQQQKSVTAKPAGDWKVLEAGWGAPKFYLMSHIPGAGYIDTNEVESEPLWNKVSDAQLKAMLAKHGIRHDTTVVLYGRDVYAAARVAQIMLYAGVKDVRLLDGGWQSWSDAGLPVERGTPPKVKAEPDFGVTIPAQPQLMLNMEQARALLHRQDASLVSIRSWPEFIGTTSGYNYIKPKGEIAGARWGHAGSDSTHMEDFHNPDGTMRSADDIAAMWKQWNILPDQQVSFYCGTGWRASETFIYARAMGWKNVSVYDGGWYEWSSDPKNPVATGERGPDSSN, from the coding sequence ATGAAACGTGTTTCTCAAATGACCGCGCTGGCACTGGCTTTAGGGCTCGCTTGCGCTTCTTCGCAGGCTGCTGAAATGTCGCAGGCGCTCACCCTCCACCAGTTGCAACAAAAACAGGGCGCTGCCATTGATACGCGTCAAAGCGCTTTCTACAACGGCTGGCCACAGTCGCTCAATGGCCCCTCAGGGCACGAACCCTCCGCGCTGAATCTCTCCGCGAACTGGCTCGATAAAATGAACGATGAGCAGCTCACCGCCTGGCTACAGACGCATCAGTTAAACGCCGATACCCCGGTGGCGCTTTACGGTAATGAAACCGACATGCAGGCCGTCAAATCGCGTTTGCAAAAAGCCGGTTTACACCAGATTTCCACCCTCAGCGATGCATTGCAACAGCCTTCCCGCCTCCAGCGACTACCGCATTTTGAGCAACTGGTTTTCCCGCAGTGGCTGCACGATCTTCAGCAACAGAAGTCCGTGACGGCAAAACCGGCCGGTGACTGGAAAGTCCTCGAAGCAGGCTGGGGCGCGCCGAAGTTCTACCTGATGAGCCACATTCCTGGCGCCGGTTACATTGATACCAATGAAGTGGAAAGCGAACCGCTGTGGAACAAAGTGTCCGATGCTCAGCTTAAAGCGATGCTGGCGAAGCATGGCATCCGCCACGATACGACGGTTGTCCTGTATGGTCGCGACGTTTACGCGGCAGCGCGTGTCGCGCAGATCATGCTCTATGCCGGTGTGAAGGATGTTCGCCTGCTCGATGGCGGCTGGCAAAGCTGGTCCGATGCGGGCCTGCCGGTAGAACGCGGCACACCGCCGAAAGTGAAAGCGGAACCTGATTTTGGTGTCACCATTCCGGCGCAACCGCAGCTGATGCTGAATATGGAACAGGCTCGCGCCCTGCTGCATCGCCAGGATGCTTCGCTGGTCAGCATTCGCTCGTGGCCTGAGTTTATTGGTACCACCAGCGGGTACAATTACATCAAACCGAAAGGCGAGATTGCCGGTGCGCGTTGGGGCCACGCTGGCAGCGACTCTACGCACATGGAAGACTTCCACAATCCGGATGGCACCATGCGTAGCGCAGACGATATCGCCGCCATGTGGAAGCAGTGGAATATCCTGCCGGATCAGCAGGTTTCCTTCTACTGCGGCACCGGTTGGCGCGCCTCAGAAACGTTTATCTATGCCCGCGCGATGGGCTGGAAAAACGTCTCCGTCTATGACGGCGGCTGGTACGAGTGGAGCAGCGATCCGAAAAACCCGGTCGCCACCGGCGAGCGGGGTCCGGACAGCAGCAACTAA
- the topB gene encoding DNA topoisomerase III: MRLYIAEKPSLARAIADVLPKPHRKGDGFIECGNGQVVTWCIGHLLEQAQPDAYDSRYARWSLADLPIVPEKWQLQPRPSVTKQLNVIKRFLHEASEVIHAGDPDREGQLLVDEVLDYLQLAPEKRHQVQRCLINDLNPQAVERAIERLRSNSEFVPLCVSALARARADWLYGINMTRAYTILGRNAGYQGVLSVGRVQTPVLGLVVRRDEEIENFVAKDFFEVKAHIVTPADERFTALWQPSEACEPYQDEEGRLLHRPLAEHVVNRINGQPAVVTSYNDKRESESAPLPFSLSALQIEAAKRFGLSAQNVLDICQKLYETHKLITYPRSDCRYLPEEHFAGRHAVLNAISVHASDLLPQPAVNPDTRNRCWDDKKVDAHHAIIPTARSSSISLNDNEAKVYNLIARQYLMQFCPDAVFRKCVIELDIAKGKFIAKARFLAEAGWRTLLGNKERDEENDGTPLPVVAKDDELLCEKGEVVERQTQPPRHFTDATLLSAMTGIARFVQDKDLKKILRATDGLGTEATRAGIIELLFKRGFLIKKGRYIHSTDAGKALFHSLPEMATRPDMTAHWESILTQISEKQCRYQDFMQPLVGTLYQLIDQAKRTPVRRFRGIVAPGGGEKKKSAPRKRTAKKSPPSAEAGL, translated from the coding sequence ATGCGGTTGTATATTGCCGAAAAACCGAGTCTGGCCCGCGCCATTGCGGATGTGCTGCCAAAGCCGCATCGCAAAGGCGATGGTTTTATTGAATGCGGAAATGGGCAAGTGGTGACCTGGTGTATCGGTCACCTGCTTGAACAAGCGCAGCCCGACGCGTATGACAGTCGTTATGCGCGCTGGAGCTTAGCCGATCTTCCGATAGTGCCGGAAAAATGGCAGTTGCAACCGCGTCCTTCCGTGACGAAGCAGCTCAACGTCATCAAACGGTTCTTGCATGAAGCCAGCGAAGTGATTCACGCGGGAGACCCCGATCGCGAAGGGCAGTTGCTGGTGGATGAAGTGCTGGATTACCTGCAACTGGCCCCGGAAAAGCGCCATCAGGTGCAACGTTGTTTGATCAACGATCTCAACCCGCAGGCGGTCGAACGGGCGATTGAACGTCTGCGTTCCAATAGCGAATTTGTGCCGCTGTGCGTCTCGGCGCTGGCGCGTGCGCGGGCCGACTGGCTGTACGGCATCAACATGACCCGCGCGTATACCATTCTGGGGCGCAACGCCGGTTATCAGGGCGTTCTCTCGGTGGGGCGCGTACAGACGCCGGTTCTTGGGCTGGTGGTGCGCCGCGATGAAGAGATCGAAAATTTCGTCGCCAAAGATTTCTTTGAGGTTAAGGCGCATATTGTGACGCCGGCCGATGAACGGTTCACCGCCCTCTGGCAACCCAGCGAAGCCTGTGAACCGTATCAGGACGAAGAAGGGCGTTTACTTCATCGCCCGCTGGCGGAACACGTGGTAAACCGTATCAACGGGCAGCCCGCGGTGGTCACCAGTTATAACGATAAACGGGAATCAGAATCAGCGCCGCTACCGTTTTCACTCTCCGCCTTGCAGATTGAAGCCGCCAAACGCTTCGGCCTGAGCGCGCAGAATGTGCTCGATATTTGCCAGAAGCTGTATGAAACCCACAAGCTTATTACCTACCCACGTTCCGACTGTCGCTATCTGCCGGAAGAACATTTTGCCGGACGTCATGCGGTACTGAACGCCATCAGCGTCCATGCGTCGGATCTGCTGCCGCAGCCTGCGGTCAATCCGGATACCCGTAACCGCTGCTGGGATGACAAAAAAGTCGATGCGCACCACGCCATCATCCCGACCGCGCGTAGCTCATCGATCTCGCTAAACGACAACGAAGCGAAGGTCTACAACCTGATTGCGCGCCAGTATCTGATGCAGTTCTGCCCGGATGCGGTGTTCCGCAAGTGCGTGATTGAACTGGACATTGCGAAGGGTAAATTTATTGCCAAAGCCCGGTTCCTGGCGGAAGCGGGGTGGCGCACGCTGCTGGGTAATAAAGAACGTGATGAAGAGAACGACGGCACGCCGCTGCCGGTGGTCGCGAAAGACGATGAGCTTTTATGCGAGAAAGGTGAAGTGGTCGAGCGTCAGACGCAACCGCCACGCCACTTTACGGATGCGACTTTGCTCTCGGCAATGACCGGTATCGCTCGCTTTGTGCAGGACAAAGATCTGAAAAAGATCCTGCGTGCAACCGACGGTCTGGGCACCGAGGCGACTCGTGCCGGTATCATTGAGTTACTGTTTAAACGCGGTTTTTTGATCAAAAAAGGGCGCTACATTCACTCTACTGATGCCGGTAAAGCGTTGTTTCACTCGCTGCCGGAAATGGCGACCCGACCCGATATGACCGCGCACTGGGAGTCGATCCTGACGCAAATCAGTGAGAAACAGTGTCGTTATCAGGATTTTATGCAGCCGTTGGTCGGAACGCTCTACCAACTGATTGACCAGGCGAAGCGTACGCCGGTAAGGCGTTTTCGGGGAATCGTTGCACCCGGCGGCGGCGAGAAGAAAAAGTCCGCGCCGCGTAAACGTACGGCGAAAAAAAGCCCGCCATCAGCAGAAGCGGGCCTGTAA